In a single window of the Xylanimonas protaetiae genome:
- a CDS encoding dihydrofolate reductase, which produces MIALIWAQARDAAGRPVIGAAGDIPWRVPEDFARFKALTSGHPVVMGRATWDSLHRRPLPGRTNVVVTRQHGWSADGAAVAHGLHEAMALATAAPGGDCVWVIGGEQVYAETVALADRLEVTEIDLEVEGDAVAPAIDPVVWHESEHGRGGWAGSARDGSPRYRFRTYVRR; this is translated from the coding sequence ATGATCGCCCTCATCTGGGCCCAGGCCCGCGACGCCGCCGGACGCCCCGTCATCGGGGCCGCCGGCGACATCCCGTGGCGGGTGCCGGAGGACTTCGCCCGCTTCAAGGCGCTCACCTCCGGGCACCCGGTGGTCATGGGCCGGGCCACGTGGGACTCCCTGCACCGCCGGCCCCTGCCCGGGCGCACCAACGTCGTCGTCACCCGGCAGCACGGCTGGTCCGCCGACGGCGCGGCCGTCGCGCACGGGCTGCACGAGGCGATGGCGCTCGCCACCGCCGCACCCGGTGGCGACTGCGTCTGGGTGATCGGCGGCGAGCAGGTGTACGCCGAGACGGTCGCTCTCGCGGACCGGCTCGAGGTCACGGAGATCGACCTCGAGGTCGAGGGCGACGCCGTGGCCCCCGCGATCGACCCCGTCGTCTGGCACGAGTCCGAGCACGGCCGCGGCGGCTGGGCGGGGTCCGCGCGGGACGGGTCGCCCCGGTACCGGTTCCGGACGTACGTGCGGCGCTGA
- a CDS encoding thymidylate synthase, which yields MSAVPTPYEDLLADVLKNGTHKEDRTGTGTTSVFGRQLRYDLAQGFPLVTTKRVHLKSVVYELLWFLRGESNVRWLQEHGVSIWDEWASPSGELGPVYGVQWRSWPTPDGAHVDQIQQVIEQIRANPDSRRLVVSAWNVAEIPDMALPPCHLLFQFYVADGRLSCQLYQRSADLFLGVPFNIASYALLTHMVAAQTGLDVGEFVWTGGDCHVYDNHLEQVREQLSREAYPYPTLSLAPRGSIFDHEYEDVAVLGYQHHPAIKAPVAV from the coding sequence ATGAGCGCCGTGCCCACCCCGTACGAGGACCTCCTCGCCGACGTCCTGAAGAACGGCACGCACAAGGAGGACCGCACCGGCACCGGCACCACGTCCGTGTTCGGGCGCCAGCTCCGGTACGACCTCGCGCAGGGGTTCCCGCTCGTCACCACCAAGCGCGTGCACCTCAAGTCGGTCGTGTACGAGCTGCTGTGGTTCCTGCGCGGCGAGTCCAACGTCCGCTGGCTCCAGGAGCACGGCGTCTCCATCTGGGACGAGTGGGCCTCGCCGTCCGGGGAGCTCGGCCCCGTCTACGGCGTCCAGTGGCGCTCCTGGCCCACGCCCGACGGCGCCCACGTCGACCAGATCCAGCAGGTGATCGAGCAGATCCGCGCCAACCCGGACTCGCGGCGGCTCGTCGTCAGCGCCTGGAACGTCGCCGAGATCCCGGACATGGCCCTGCCGCCGTGCCACCTGCTGTTCCAGTTCTACGTCGCCGACGGCAGGCTGAGCTGCCAGCTCTACCAGCGGTCGGCCGACCTCTTCCTCGGCGTGCCCTTCAACATCGCGTCCTACGCGCTGCTCACCCACATGGTCGCCGCACAGACCGGGCTCGACGTCGGCGAGTTCGTCTGGACCGGCGGCGACTGCCACGTCTACGACAACCACCTCGAGCAGGTGCGCGAGCAGCTCTCGCGCGAGGCGTACCCCTACCCGACGCTGTCGCTGGCGCCGCGGGGCTCGATCTTCGACCACGAGTACGAGGACGTCGCGGTGCTCGGGTACCAGCACCACCCCGCGATCAAGGCGCCCGTCGCCGTCTGA
- a CDS encoding OsmC family protein translates to MTEQSNQTLTSDDAAPMSPVPTDPLWVERNGVRTYTGISGRGARVAIGPAEAGAVFTPGELLKVALAACAGMSADSKFARVLGDDYELVIRVKGPKHETEDRYPELHETFEIDLSSLDDAAREKTLMLAQRSIDRACTVGNTLKAGAVVPPVAYAPPASEA, encoded by the coding sequence ATGACCGAGCAGAGCAACCAGACCCTGACGAGCGACGACGCCGCGCCCATGAGCCCCGTGCCGACCGACCCGCTGTGGGTCGAGCGCAACGGCGTCCGCACGTACACGGGCATCTCCGGGCGCGGGGCACGCGTCGCGATCGGCCCGGCGGAGGCCGGCGCGGTGTTCACGCCGGGCGAGCTGCTCAAGGTCGCGCTCGCCGCATGCGCCGGCATGAGCGCCGACTCGAAGTTCGCGCGCGTGCTGGGCGACGACTACGAGCTCGTCATCCGGGTCAAGGGCCCCAAGCACGAGACCGAGGACCGCTACCCCGAGCTGCACGAGACGTTCGAGATCGACCTGTCGTCGCTCGACGACGCCGCGCGCGAGAAGACGCTCATGCTCGCGCAGCGCTCGATCGACCGGGCCTGCACGGTCGGCAACACGCTCAAGGCCGGCGCCGTCGTGCCGCCGGTCGCCTACGCTCCCCCGGCGTCCGAGGCCTGA
- a CDS encoding aminotransferase class I/II-fold pyridoxal phosphate-dependent enzyme, giving the protein MSIPAPSSGPRTDLADQLPALREQYAALTELGLRLDLTRGKPSAQQLDLAEPMLALPGEGVHTDADGVDVRNYGGLDGLPQLRRIFAELLDVPVDQLLALGNASLTLMHDTFAYAFLWGPPGSPRPWGREEKVKVVCPVPGYDRHFSVCEAFGVEMVTVPMTPDGPDAEAVAALVADDPTVKGLWVVPTYANPDGAVVSEAVARRLVSMPTAAPDFRILWDNAYAVHHLTGDEVKSANAIDLAAAAGNPDRVLMYASTSKISWAGAGVAFLASSPANIAWYKSHLSVQSIGPDKVNQLRHALFFGSAGGVRAHMRKHRDILAPKFDAVNRILTQRLGDLGVAHWTVPQGGYFVSLDVVPGTAARVVELAKGAGIALTPAGSTHPYGKDPLDANIRLAPSMPPLAEVEQAMDAVATCVLLAAAERA; this is encoded by the coding sequence GTGAGCATCCCTGCACCGTCGTCCGGACCCCGCACCGACCTCGCCGACCAGCTCCCCGCCCTGCGTGAGCAGTACGCCGCGCTGACGGAGCTGGGCCTCCGGCTCGACCTCACGCGCGGCAAGCCGTCCGCGCAGCAGCTCGACCTGGCCGAGCCGATGCTCGCGCTGCCCGGCGAGGGCGTGCACACGGACGCCGACGGCGTCGACGTGCGCAACTACGGCGGCCTCGACGGCCTGCCGCAGCTGCGCCGCATCTTCGCGGAGCTGCTCGACGTGCCCGTCGACCAGCTGCTCGCCCTCGGCAACGCCTCGCTCACCCTGATGCACGACACGTTCGCCTACGCGTTCCTGTGGGGCCCGCCGGGCTCGCCGCGGCCGTGGGGCCGCGAGGAGAAGGTCAAGGTCGTCTGCCCGGTGCCCGGGTACGACCGGCACTTCAGCGTCTGCGAGGCCTTCGGCGTCGAGATGGTCACCGTGCCGATGACGCCCGACGGCCCGGACGCCGAGGCCGTCGCCGCGCTCGTGGCCGACGACCCGACGGTCAAGGGCCTGTGGGTGGTGCCCACCTACGCCAACCCGGACGGTGCGGTCGTCTCGGAGGCCGTGGCCCGCCGCCTCGTCTCCATGCCGACGGCCGCCCCGGACTTCCGCATCCTCTGGGACAACGCGTACGCCGTGCACCACCTGACGGGCGACGAGGTCAAGTCCGCGAACGCGATCGACCTGGCCGCCGCGGCCGGCAACCCGGACCGCGTGCTCATGTACGCCTCGACGTCGAAGATCTCCTGGGCCGGCGCGGGCGTGGCGTTCCTGGCGTCGTCGCCGGCGAACATCGCCTGGTACAAGTCGCACCTGAGCGTGCAGTCGATCGGTCCCGACAAGGTCAACCAGCTGCGGCACGCGCTGTTCTTCGGGTCGGCCGGGGGCGTGCGCGCTCACATGCGCAAGCACCGCGACATCCTCGCCCCGAAGTTCGACGCCGTGAACCGCATCCTCACGCAGCGCCTGGGCGACCTCGGCGTCGCGCACTGGACCGTGCCGCAGGGCGGCTACTTCGTCTCGCTCGACGTCGTGCCCGGCACGGCCGCGCGCGTCGTCGAGCTGGCGAAGGGGGCGGGCATCGCCCTGACCCCGGCCGGGTCCACGCACCCGTACGGCAAGGACCCCCTCGACGCGAACATCCGCCTGGCCCCGTCGATGCCGCCGCTGGCAGAGGTGGAGCAGGCCATGGACGCGGTCGCGACGTGCGTGCTCCTGGCGGCGGCGGAGAGGGCCTGA
- a CDS encoding universal stress protein, with the protein MTRPEIVLVGVDGSAPSLHALDWAAAYAKRVGWALHMVCSYSLPSFTAASLDGGYAALDDTAIQEGAKAVLVEAQERVAGHGLPVTASVATGDAAGVLVEMSKDYGLAVVGTRGRGGFTERLLGTVSSALPAHAKCPVVVVPLRTPKSNGAPEADRRDGDVVHEVRRIIVGVDGSPSAEAALKVAITQAKVWDAELVAVAGVPVGSGAGVLAWLPAQIDHEQVLADIKAGLDVIVDRYEAANDGLKIKRIVLDGTGAELLTEFSTAADLLVVGSRGRGGFRGLLLGSTSQAVLHHAACPVLVVNRKSDPDE; encoded by the coding sequence ATGACCCGACCGGAGATCGTCCTGGTGGGGGTGGACGGCTCGGCACCGAGCCTGCACGCGCTCGACTGGGCGGCCGCCTATGCCAAGCGCGTCGGCTGGGCGCTCCACATGGTGTGCAGCTACTCCCTCCCGTCGTTCACGGCGGCGTCTCTCGACGGCGGGTACGCCGCGCTCGACGACACGGCCATCCAGGAGGGTGCCAAGGCCGTCCTCGTCGAGGCGCAGGAGCGCGTGGCGGGTCACGGCCTGCCCGTGACGGCGTCGGTGGCGACGGGCGACGCGGCCGGGGTGCTGGTCGAGATGTCGAAGGACTACGGCCTCGCCGTCGTCGGGACGCGCGGGCGCGGCGGGTTCACCGAGCGGCTGCTCGGCACGGTCTCCTCCGCGCTGCCCGCGCACGCGAAGTGCCCCGTGGTCGTCGTGCCGCTGCGCACCCCGAAGTCCAACGGTGCTCCGGAGGCCGACCGGCGCGACGGCGACGTCGTGCACGAGGTGCGGCGCATCATCGTGGGCGTCGACGGGTCACCCTCGGCGGAGGCGGCGCTCAAGGTCGCGATCACGCAGGCGAAGGTGTGGGACGCAGAGCTCGTCGCCGTGGCGGGCGTGCCCGTGGGCAGCGGCGCGGGCGTGCTGGCCTGGCTGCCCGCGCAGATCGACCACGAGCAGGTGCTCGCCGACATCAAGGCCGGGCTGGACGTCATCGTCGACCGGTACGAGGCGGCGAACGACGGGCTGAAGATCAAGCGGATCGTGCTGGACGGCACGGGCGCGGAGCTGCTCACCGAGTTCTCGACGGCGGCCGACCTGCTTGTTGTCGGGTCGCGCGGACGCGGCGGCTTCCGGGGCCTGCTGCTGGGCAGCACCTCGCAGGCCGTGCTCCACCACGCCGCCTGCCCCGTCCTGGTGGTCAACCGGAAGAGCGACCCTGACGAGTAG
- a CDS encoding C40 family peptidase yields the protein MTARTTSARHRAARRPLTPLSAINQNAVVVGRRAAVVATAGGILVSTFAGTAHAAPVQTSGATKLSAVDLGALTEQAREALAAAPVVTVAPDAQIQVEAVSADTAVKVTAAPVAKKVVATRTAAASRTADRAAVNAPAAAYSSQAASIALRYVGVKYVVGGSTPAGFDCSGLVAYVYAQLGIDLPHQSSAIRDSSHTTQISRSEARPGDIIWSPGHVSIYLGDGMQVEASRPQGWTVGVHSIWQSNPVFLRVS from the coding sequence GTGACCGCACGCACGACGAGCGCCCGGCATCGCGCCGCGCGCCGCCCGTTGACCCCGCTGAGCGCGATCAACCAGAACGCTGTTGTCGTCGGCCGCCGCGCCGCCGTCGTCGCCACCGCCGGTGGCATCCTCGTCTCGACGTTCGCGGGCACCGCGCACGCCGCACCGGTCCAGACGTCGGGCGCCACCAAGCTCAGCGCCGTCGACCTCGGTGCCCTCACCGAGCAGGCGCGCGAGGCCCTCGCGGCCGCGCCCGTCGTGACGGTCGCCCCCGACGCGCAGATCCAGGTCGAGGCGGTCTCCGCCGACACCGCCGTCAAGGTCACCGCCGCCCCCGTCGCCAAGAAGGTCGTCGCGACGCGGACCGCCGCCGCCTCGCGCACCGCCGACCGCGCCGCGGTCAACGCGCCGGCCGCCGCCTACAGCTCGCAGGCCGCGTCCATCGCGCTGCGCTACGTGGGCGTCAAGTACGTCGTGGGCGGCTCGACGCCCGCGGGCTTCGACTGCTCGGGCCTCGTCGCGTACGTGTACGCGCAGCTCGGCATCGACCTGCCGCACCAGTCGAGCGCGATCCGCGACTCGTCGCACACCACCCAGATCTCGCGCTCCGAGGCCCGTCCTGGCGACATCATCTGGTCGCCCGGCCACGTGTCGATCTACCTCGGCGACGGCATGCAGGTCGAGGCGTCCCGCCCGCAGGGCTGGACCGTCGGCGTCCACTCGATCTGGCAGTCCAACCCGGTGTTCCTGCGCGTCTCCTGA
- a CDS encoding C40 family peptidase, with translation MTPLTEIAQTVGGAGKRAAVVATAGGLIISTFGATAAQAAPAASGVSTVDLGALTQQAREALAAAPVVTVAPDAQVQVETVSADTAVQVTPAPRPRVATPARTTTASRSAERAAPAAASIGAPAPAFANGSAVIEIAARYVGVPYLAGGSTPAGFDCSGFTSYVFAQVGISLPRTSSAQRGVGTVVSRADAQPGDLIWSPGHVAIYAGNGMQIDAPRPGKTIQFRSIWQSNPVFIRVG, from the coding sequence GTGACCCCCCTCACCGAGATCGCCCAGACCGTCGGAGGCGCAGGCAAGCGTGCCGCCGTCGTCGCCACGGCGGGCGGCCTGATCATCTCGACCTTCGGCGCCACCGCCGCGCAGGCCGCCCCGGCCGCCAGCGGGGTCAGCACCGTCGACCTCGGCGCCCTGACCCAGCAGGCGCGCGAGGCGCTCGCGGCCGCGCCGGTCGTGACGGTCGCCCCGGACGCGCAGGTCCAGGTCGAGACGGTGTCCGCCGACACCGCCGTCCAGGTCACCCCCGCGCCGCGCCCTCGCGTCGCGACCCCCGCCCGCACGACGACCGCCTCGCGGTCGGCCGAGCGTGCCGCCCCCGCCGCCGCGTCCATCGGCGCCCCGGCCCCGGCGTTCGCGAACGGCTCCGCCGTCATCGAGATCGCGGCCCGCTACGTCGGCGTCCCGTACCTCGCCGGCGGCTCGACGCCCGCAGGCTTCGACTGCTCGGGCTTCACCTCCTACGTCTTCGCGCAGGTCGGCATCAGCCTGCCGCGCACCTCGAGCGCCCAGCGCGGCGTCGGGACCGTCGTCTCGCGCGCCGACGCCCAGCCGGGCGACCTGATCTGGTCCCCGGGCCACGTGGCCATCTACGCCGGCAACGGCATGCAGATCGACGCCCCGCGCCCCGGCAAGACGATCCAGTTCCGCTCGATCTGGCAGTCCAACCCGGTGTTCATCCGCGTGGGCTGA